In a genomic window of Streptomyces koelreuteriae:
- a CDS encoding phosphatase PAP2 family protein translates to MITLGFLIALEIAARRYGMPGPITCQVQEVILPPKSGWLLYACLAMALVVLNNRQRFIAVGVAVGIDAVFQLVRWAIGAPFLAEGHPFGNGALWVILGIAVMAVTRRTGAERVLLLKGVGLGLLLVAGRKTGDTWLLITSKTQPTVLDQYLASADHALGNPSWLVGRLVTATGPVGIGLLDVVYAQLAVGAVVVALYQFRNVAAERGFPKHHLVRTFLVIGLLGPGIYMIFPVVGPVYAYGADGGQWALANLWPDLPPPIGAPQSMPFDGITPRNCMPSLHTAWAVAIYLHSRRGPRLLRYGGTFWLIATLTATLGFGYHYGVDLVAGVVFTLTIEAALRAQARGWDRSGIQLVTYGTAVFGALLVSYRYLPVEMAAHPKLFGPLLIALMASVIYGYIRTTRVWEPEPAPIPKPEPQPELV, encoded by the coding sequence GTGATCACCCTCGGGTTCCTCATCGCGCTGGAGATCGCCGCACGTCGCTACGGCATGCCGGGGCCGATCACCTGCCAGGTGCAAGAGGTGATACTCCCGCCCAAATCGGGCTGGCTGCTGTATGCCTGTCTGGCCATGGCGCTGGTGGTGCTGAACAACCGGCAGCGGTTCATCGCGGTCGGTGTCGCGGTCGGCATCGACGCCGTCTTCCAGCTCGTGCGGTGGGCGATCGGCGCGCCCTTCCTGGCCGAGGGACACCCCTTCGGCAACGGTGCGTTGTGGGTGATTCTGGGCATAGCAGTCATGGCCGTCACGCGCCGCACCGGCGCGGAGCGGGTGCTGCTGCTGAAGGGCGTCGGGCTCGGACTGCTGCTGGTGGCCGGCCGTAAGACCGGAGACACCTGGCTGCTCATCACGTCGAAGACCCAGCCGACGGTTCTCGACCAGTACCTGGCGTCCGCCGACCACGCGCTCGGCAACCCCTCGTGGCTGGTGGGCCGTCTCGTCACGGCGACCGGCCCGGTCGGCATCGGGCTGCTCGACGTCGTCTACGCGCAGCTCGCGGTGGGCGCGGTCGTCGTCGCGCTGTACCAGTTCCGCAACGTGGCGGCCGAGCGCGGCTTCCCGAAGCATCATCTGGTGCGCACGTTCCTGGTGATCGGCCTCCTCGGCCCGGGCATCTACATGATCTTCCCGGTGGTCGGGCCGGTCTACGCCTACGGTGCCGACGGTGGCCAGTGGGCGCTGGCCAACCTCTGGCCCGACCTGCCGCCGCCGATCGGGGCCCCGCAGTCGATGCCGTTCGACGGGATCACCCCGCGCAACTGCATGCCCAGCCTGCACACGGCCTGGGCCGTCGCGATCTACCTCCACTCCCGCCGGGGCCCGCGCCTGCTGCGCTACGGGGGCACGTTCTGGCTGATCGCCACGCTCACCGCGACGCTCGGCTTCGGCTACCACTACGGCGTGGACCTCGTCGCCGGCGTGGTGTTCACGCTCACCATCGAGGCGGCCCTGCGCGCCCAGGCACGCGGCTGGGACCGGTCGGGAATCCAGCTGGTCACCTACGGCACGGCGGTGTTCGGCGCGCTCCTGGTGTCCTACCGCTATCTGCCGGTGGAGATGGCCGCGCACCCGAAGCTGTTCGGCCCGCTCCTCATCGCCTTGATGGCCTCCGTGATCTACGGCTACATCCGGACCACGCGGGTGTGGGAACCCGAGCCCGCGCCGATACCGAAGCCGGAACCGCAGCCCGAGCTGGTCTGA
- a CDS encoding tartrate dehydrogenase produces MTTAPRTFRIAAIPADGVGKEVVAAGRTVLDALAAESGGAFAFEWEEFPWGCAYYERTGRMMDEDGLNRLKDFDAIYFGAVGWPTVPDHISLWGLRLKICQSFDQWANVRPVHFLPGVVSPLRKADDTELDWVVVRENSEGEYAGLGGRNLGGRGPGGEVAVQSALFTEVGCERIMRFAFDLARTRGRRKVSSVTKSNAQQYGMVLWDDVFKRVAADYPDVETESVLVDAMSAKFVLRPEDLSVVVASNLNADILSDLGSALAGSLGLAASANLNPERRFPSMFEPVHGSAPDIAGQGLANPIGAVGSAALMLEHFGLPDQAARLNKAIEATTAAGILTRDVGGTAATEDVTKALIDALTI; encoded by the coding sequence ATGACCACCGCACCCCGTACGTTCCGTATCGCCGCCATTCCCGCCGACGGCGTGGGCAAGGAGGTCGTCGCCGCCGGGCGGACCGTCCTCGACGCCCTGGCCGCGGAATCCGGCGGCGCCTTCGCCTTCGAGTGGGAGGAGTTCCCCTGGGGCTGCGCCTACTACGAGCGCACCGGCCGGATGATGGACGAGGACGGGCTCAACCGGCTCAAGGACTTCGACGCGATCTACTTCGGTGCCGTCGGCTGGCCCACCGTCCCCGACCACATCAGCCTGTGGGGCCTGCGGCTGAAGATCTGCCAGAGCTTCGACCAGTGGGCCAACGTCCGCCCCGTGCACTTCCTGCCGGGCGTCGTCAGCCCCCTGCGCAAGGCCGACGACACCGAGCTGGACTGGGTCGTCGTCCGGGAGAACAGCGAGGGCGAGTACGCCGGGCTCGGCGGGCGCAACCTCGGCGGTCGCGGGCCGGGCGGCGAAGTCGCCGTACAGTCGGCCCTGTTCACCGAGGTCGGCTGCGAACGCATCATGCGCTTCGCCTTCGACCTGGCCCGCACCCGCGGCCGCCGCAAGGTGTCGTCGGTGACGAAGAGCAACGCCCAGCAGTACGGCATGGTCCTGTGGGACGACGTCTTCAAGCGGGTCGCCGCCGACTACCCGGACGTGGAGACCGAGAGCGTCCTGGTCGACGCCATGTCCGCGAAGTTCGTCCTGCGCCCCGAGGACCTGTCGGTGGTCGTCGCCTCGAACCTGAACGCCGACATCCTCTCCGACCTCGGCAGCGCCCTGGCCGGCAGCCTGGGCCTCGCGGCCAGCGCCAACCTCAACCCGGAGCGCCGCTTCCCGAGCATGTTCGAGCCGGTGCACGGCTCCGCCCCGGACATCGCGGGCCAGGGCCTGGCCAACCCGATCGGCGCCGTCGGCAGCGCGGCCCTGATGCTGGAGCACTTCGGGCTGCCGGACCAGGCGGCCCGGCTGAACAAGGCGATCGAGGCGACCACGGCCGCGGGCATCCTCACCCGCGACGTGGGCGGCACCGCCGCCACGGAGGACGTCACCAAGGCCCTGATCGATGCCCTGACCATCTGA
- a CDS encoding LysR family transcriptional regulator — MDARQLEYFLAIVEHGGFSKAAAALHVAQPSLSQSMANLEADLGVALFHRVGRGVVLSEAGRELLEPSRRVLRDLTAVRDTAAALAGLHGGTVEVATMPSPGIEPLTTLVHRFAELHPSVTVSTQAAFTPDEVLSLVRSGACELGLLGSAAPVRPAGLDVLHVEDQPFVVVAAPGGAVEDDVTIRPGDLAGQKLIASRTGSLMRGIVDDITAGGTGTEIVTVVDHRTSILPLVLTGVGVAVLPSSWTRLARRCGAVVAPIEPTAHLHVAMVSLPAHLTPAARAFLALTASLARRRAAHGTGGPPPTPDA, encoded by the coding sequence ATGGACGCCCGGCAACTGGAGTACTTCCTCGCCATCGTCGAGCACGGCGGCTTCAGCAAGGCCGCCGCCGCCCTGCACGTCGCCCAGCCCTCGCTGTCCCAGTCGATGGCGAACCTGGAGGCCGACCTCGGGGTGGCCCTCTTCCACCGGGTGGGCCGGGGCGTCGTGCTGAGCGAGGCCGGCCGGGAGCTGCTGGAGCCGAGCAGACGTGTGCTGCGCGACCTGACGGCCGTACGGGACACCGCCGCCGCGCTCGCCGGGCTGCACGGCGGCACCGTCGAGGTCGCCACCATGCCCTCGCCCGGCATCGAACCGCTCACGACCCTCGTCCACCGCTTCGCCGAGCTGCATCCGTCCGTGACGGTGAGCACCCAGGCCGCCTTCACCCCCGACGAGGTGCTCTCCCTGGTCCGCAGCGGCGCCTGCGAACTGGGGCTGCTGGGCAGCGCCGCCCCGGTGCGGCCGGCCGGGCTGGACGTCCTGCACGTCGAGGACCAGCCGTTCGTGGTCGTCGCCGCCCCCGGCGGGGCCGTCGAGGACGACGTCACGATCCGGCCCGGGGACCTCGCCGGGCAGAAACTCATCGCCTCCCGCACCGGCAGCCTGATGCGCGGCATCGTCGACGACATCACCGCGGGCGGCACCGGCACGGAGATCGTGACGGTCGTGGACCACCGCACCTCGATCCTGCCGCTGGTCCTCACCGGGGTGGGCGTCGCGGTCCTGCCGTCCTCCTGGACCCGGCTGGCCCGCCGCTGCGGCGCCGTGGTCGCGCCCATCGAGCCGACCGCCCACCTCCACGTCGCGATGGTCAGCCTGCCCGCGCATCTCACGCCGGCCGCGCGCGCCTTCCTCGCCCTCACCGCATCGCTCGCCCGGCGCCGGGCGGCACACGGCACCGGCGGGCCACCCCCGACGCCTGACGCGTGA